Proteins co-encoded in one Papaver somniferum cultivar HN1 chromosome 5, ASM357369v1, whole genome shotgun sequence genomic window:
- the LOC113280111 gene encoding uncharacterized protein LOC113280111 encodes MILKRNLDVEIMDYSIHHINATIKPTSGPSWLFIGFYGSPYDTPSKLHSWKSLETTATNHSLPWLVIGDFIFILHDNEKYSIQPLDSVEANIFSNKIVDLDLIDLRSTGCPFTWSNKRSGPALTEQRLDRGLATESWLLLYPNSTITILLAIGSDHHPILLNTNPHWCTGKIPFKFFGPWLDHKDCKDIVLEYWQRNLSGSSDFLIARKLKDIKLKLKVWNKEVYGNIKSNIEESKQHLHWLQENYFKNNKGEALKTANQVLREWQDIEEKFWKKKSRDQFIKLGDKNTSYFHKTTKCRLRRNNIDSIQDSTGNWIEDYQEIKQCLTNHFSKMATA; translated from the coding sequence ATGATATTGAAGAGAAATCTTGATGTTGAAATAATGGACTATTCCATTCACCATATCAATGCTACCATCAAGCCTACCAGTGGCCCCTCTTGGCTTTTTATTGGTTTTTATGGCAGCCCTTATGATACTCCAAGTAAACTTCACTCTTGGAAATCCTTGGAAACAACTGCTACCAATCACTCCCTCCCTTGGTTGGTCATTGGGGAtttcattttcatcttgcatgataatgaaaaatacagtATTCAACCATTGGATAGTGTAGAAGCTAATATCTTTAGTAACAAAATTGTGGACTTGGATCTAATTGACTTAAGAAGTACAGGCTGCCCCTTCACTTGGTCCAATAAGAGAAGTGGTCCTGCTCTCACTGAGCAGAGATTGGATAGAGGTCTTGCCACTGAATCCTGGCTTCTCTTATATCCAAACTCCACTATCACTATTCTTCTAGCAATTGGATCTGATCACCACCCCATTCTTCTTAACACTAATCCTCATTGGTGTACTGGTAAGATTCCTTTCAAGTTCTTTGGTCCCTGGTTGGACCATAAGGACTGTAAGGATATTGTTCTGGAATATTGGCAAAGAAATCTGTCTGGTTCTAGTGATTTCCTCATTGCTAGAAAACTCAAAGACATTAAGCTGAAACTTAAAGTTTGGAACAAAGAAGTGTATGGCAACATAAAGTCAAATATTGAAGAAAGTAAGCAACATCTACATTGGCTACAAGAAAACTACTTCAAGAACAACAAAGGTGAAGCTTTAAAAACTGCAAATCAAGTTCTCAGAGAATGGCAAGACATTGAAGAAaaattctggaagaaaaaaaGCAGAGATCAATTCATCAAATTGGGGGATAAGAATACAAGTTATTTCCATAAAACTACAAAATGCAGATTAAGAAGAAACAATATAGATTCTATACAAGACAGTACTGGAAATTGGATTGAGGATTACCAAGAAATAAAACAATGTTTAACCAACCATTTTTCTAAGATGGCTACTGCTTAA